In one window of Candidatus Poribacteria bacterium DNA:
- the moaC gene encoding cyclic pyranopterin monophosphate synthase MoaC, protein MKEQLTHFDEKGNTRMVDVGGKQETLRVAIARGHITARTETLRLITEEKMKKGDVLEVARLAGIMAAKRTGELIPLCHPLALTSIRVELVIAAETPRIEIQAEVQTVGRTGVEMEALTAVSVAALTVYDMCKAVDREMVIADVRLVKKTGGKSGDFIATSDT, encoded by the coding sequence ATGAAAGAACAACTCACACACTTTGACGAAAAAGGCAACACACGGATGGTGGACGTCGGCGGCAAGCAAGAAACCTTGCGTGTCGCCATCGCCCGTGGACACATAACCGCCCGCACTGAAACGCTTCGATTAATCACTGAAGAAAAAATGAAGAAGGGCGATGTTTTAGAGGTTGCACGCCTTGCAGGTATCATGGCAGCAAAACGGACGGGTGAACTCATTCCCCTCTGTCATCCGCTCGCATTGACTTCGATCCGCGTTGAACTCGTCATCGCAGCTGAAACACCACGGATTGAGATTCAAGCAGAAGTCCAGACGGTCGGACGCACAGGCGTAGAAATGGAAGCACTCACCGCTGTATCCGTCGCAGCACTGACTGTCTACGATATGTGTAAAGCGGTAGATAGGGAAATGGTCATCGCTGATGTCAGACTTGTCAAAAAGACAGGTGGTAAAAGTGGTGATTTCATAGCGACTTCCGATACATAA